A single Acropora palmata chromosome 5, jaAcrPala1.3, whole genome shotgun sequence DNA region contains:
- the LOC141880577 gene encoding uncharacterized protein LOC141880577 → MPAQHVCPKFSYPDGRSVRVNEFYKSLKRSNALYGNDCAIQNRRHFQHFFLTYLDQKQDQTIGHKMDGFLVPSTFSCLGLLTVRGWYYLGMMLAPGKLLEIQFNEPSSDLRCDVNDSIDKDFIRGMCFDQYRKQNNKLGLPLYAFITFNFLVIHVVAVIYSQIVKSTVRELESCHKDAEQRRSCFLFCAYFCQLAISCGLRIISFTCLEREQFYPKTFPANFTCSIKNVSVHCFTQRAGDKNVWIETVKYANVLFALVALLEILWILFRARKGNWQFYVDHLKSNSGHPEHAEAQKDFPSAIQTLKEDYVRSTERLNDLKQPFRRPHHGEGYIHDLKIDDIYVHVAIHEGRAHHYFAKDLVDRREQLKKYPPNVKDCHFAKPEDIIDKRHANVLVVGRPGIGKTSLSTKIIRLWATGEAFNEDHHEKSHFNIVFLVKFRRFNDNAELSLHELLARTETVQRLDDSVWEFVQNEPTKVLLIFDGLDEYSSKEDINAQEDDQTYKNNVEEKMPLSVLFNKLAEGKLLRGASILTTTRPKAVEYLAHLNFQRTVEIRGFTSTNVEDYVQRFSQDFTGAKEKIWEHIKSNANLFSLCYIPVNCFLICHCLLQIFLTSSSQQLPTKMTDIYQMTVKMVFFKHNREKWSLKELEKLKKTHMYEPFENFPEELQKLFYKLGEIAFKGIEEGRLIFESSEVSGLEECGLLHKMPDVQSKRSLNERPKSQFCFTHLTVQEFFAAKHLVDTKTNEGIEEFVCKYFNDGTWQVVLQFVAGLLKSSRNIFIKLLPKSTEMKENPSSSEPTTLTSWPASGQDKHVALQVCKCLYEINDEEQLVLNKIEKIKFNTVEFSNCSLTPIDVTAVLHFLENAEGVCYINLFYNELGDFGANEVKKFIVNRERKLQRLNLGQNNLTDNAAKDFAAALKHSNCKLESLLLIGNRFTDNAATAFAAALKHSNCKLDSLYLSNNNLTDNAAKDFAAALKDSNCKLKSLSLSNNNFTDKAAKDFAGAIKDSNCKLESLYLSRNKFTDNAAKDFAAALKHSNCRLESLDLDRNNFKEEEQQYLTDVGKQSNCTVWV, encoded by the coding sequence ATGCCTGCGCAACACGTTTGTCCGAAATTTTCATACCCGGACGGGAGGTCTGTACGAGTCAATGAATTTTATAAATCATTGAAACGTTCGAATGCCTTATATGGAAATGATTGTGCTATACAAAACCGACGCCATTTTCAACACTTCTTCCTTACGTACCTAGATCAGAAGCAAGATCAAACGATCGGACATAAAATGGATGGCTTCCTCGTTCCTTCAACTTTTAGCTGCCTCGGTCTCTTAACAGTTAGAGGCTGGTATTATTTGGGAATGATGCTCGCGCCTGGTAAACTTTTAGAAATACAATTCAATGAACCCAGTTCTGATCTTCGCTGTGATGTCAACGACAGCATAGACAAGGATTTTATCCGAGGAATGTGTTTTGATCAATATCggaagcaaaacaataaactGGGACTTCCTCTTTACGCCTTTATCACATTTAACTTCTTGGTGATCCACGTTGTGGCCGTGATTTACTCCCAAATTGTCAAATCAACAGTAAGAGAACTCGAGAGCTGCCACAAGGATGCCGAACAAAGAAgaagctgttttcttttctgcgCATATTTTTGTCAGCTCGCTATTAGTTGTGGTCTAAGGATAATTTCCTTCACCTGCCTGGAGAGGGAACAATTTTATCCCAAGACGTTTCCTGCAAACTTCACTTGCTCGATCAAAAATGTTTCGGTCCACTGTTTCACTCAACGAGCGGGTGATAAGAACGTCTGGATCGAAAccgtgaaatatgcaaatgtatTATTCGCATTAGTTGCTTTGCTGGAGATTCTTTGGATCTTATTTCGAGCTAGAAAGGGAAACTGGCAGTTTTATGTTGATCATTTGAAATCGAACTCTGGACACCCAGAACACGCTGAAGCGCAAAAGGACTTCCCCAGTGCCATACAGACACTGAAAGAAGATTACGTGCGAAGCACTGAGCGACTGAATGATCTTAAACAACCTTTTCGACGGCCACATCACGGCGAAGGCTACATACATGATCTTAAAATCGACGATATTTATGTCCATGTAGCAATCCATGAAGGAAGAGCTCACCATTACTTTGCGAAAGATCTAGTAGACAGGCGGGAACAGCTAAAAAAATACCCGCCTAATGTAAAGGACTGCCACTTCGCAAAACCAGAGGATATCATTGACAAAAGGCACGCAAATGTTCTCGTTGTTGGCCGTCCTGGGATAGGAAAGACATCATTGAGCACAAAGATAATTCGTCTTTGGGCAACTGGTGAAGCTTTTAATGAAGACCATCACGAGAAATCTCACTTTAACATTGTATTCCTCGTGAAGTTTCGGCGCTTTAATGATAACGCAGAGTTGAGCCTTCATGAGCTGTTGGCTCGCACGGAAACAGTCCAACGCTTGGATGATTCTGTTTGGGAGTTTGTCCAAAACGAACCTACcaaagttcttttaatttttgatggaCTGGATGAATATTCAAGTAAAGAGGATATCAACGCCCAAGAAGATGACCAAACTTACAAGAACAATGTGGAAGAAAAGATGCCCCTTTCCGTTTTGTTTAACAAACTGGCGGAGGGAAAACTTCTTCGTGGTGCGAGCATACTCACAACAACAAGACCAAAGGCTGTGGAATATCTTGCACAtctaaattttcaaagaactgTGGAAATTCGCGGATTTACGTCTACAAATGTTGAAGACTACGTCCAGAGATTTTCTCAAGATTTCACGGGAGCAAAGGAGAAAATCTGGGAACACATCAAGTCCAACGCAAATCTCTTTTCATTGTGCTACATCCCAGTAAActgttttctcatttgccactgcttgcttcaaattttcctgacTAGTTCTTCCCAGCAGCTCCCGACGAAAATGACGGACATTTATCAAATGACCGTAAAGATGGTCTTCTTCAAACACAACAGGGAAAAGTGGTCTCTGAAGGAACTCGAAAAGTTGAAGAAAACGCACATGTATgagccatttgaaaacttccctgAAGAACTTCAAAAACTCTTCTACAAGCTTGGAGAAATCGCTTTTAAAGGGATTGAAGAAGGAAGACTGATCTTTGAATCAAGCGAAGTCAGTGGGTTGGAAGAATGTGGACTGCTCCATAAAATGCCAGATGTACAATCAAAGCGATCATTGAATGAGCGGCCAAAATCCCAATTCTGTTTTACTCACCTGACGGTACAAGAATTCTTTGCAGCAAAGCATCTGGTAGACACCAAGACAAATGAAGGAATTGAAGAATTTGTTTGCAAGTATTTCAATGACGGCACGTGGCAAGTGGTGCTGCAGTTCGTAGCTGGATTGCTAAAGAGTTcaagaaacatttttatcaAACTGTTGCCAAAGTCGACTGAGATGAAAGAGAACCCTTCGTCTTCAGAACCAACAACACTGACCTCTTGGCCAGCGTCAGGACAAGACAAACATGTAGCTTTGCAAGTATGTAAATGTCTGTACGAGATTAACGATGAAGAGCAACTAGTATTaaacaaaatagagaaaattaaattcaacacGGTAGAATTTAGTAATTGTTCACTAACACCTATTGATGTTACTGCTGTCTTACATTTCTTAGAAAATGCTGAGGGAGTTTGCTACATTAATTTGTTCTACAATGAGTTGGGTGACTTCGGTGCAAACGAAGTGAAGAAGTTTATTGTCAACAGGGAACGCAAACTACAACGGTTAAACCTCGGTCAAAACAACCTCACTGACAatgcagcgaaggatttcgcggcagcacttaagcacagtaattgtaaactagaatcgtTACTTCTAATTGGTAACAGGTTcactgacaacgcagcgacggctttcgctgcagcacttaagcacagtaattgcAAACTAGACTCGTTGTACCTCAGTAATAACAACTTGACCGataacgcagcgaaggatttcgctgcagcacttaaggacagtaattgtaaactaaaaTCGTTATCCCTCAGTAATAACAACTTCACCGACAaggcagcgaaggatttcgctggaGCAATTAAggacagtaattgtaaactagaatcgtTATACCTCAGTCGTAACAAGTTCaccgacaacgcagcgaaggatttcgctgcagcacttaagcacagtaattgtagaCTAGAATCGTTAGACCTCGATCGTAACAACTTCAAAGAGGAGGAACAACAGTATTTAACCGACGTGGGAAAGCAAAGTAATTGTACAGTTTGGGTCTGA